In the genome of Pseudoalteromonas rubra, one region contains:
- a CDS encoding LysR family transcriptional regulator: protein MITINHNSLKLLAIFATVIDSGSFAAAARRLHSSRSRVSEQVSQLESQLNVRLLQRSTRQLKLTQEGEKVLQHARQLGGILQHIEAELTDTEPSGRVTLTMNHDIAHKFILPKLDKLTQRYPQISLDLIIDDDPLDLIEQQIDLAIRIGFIRDESLVARILHQERFALFASPTLLALYGMPETLAELEAMPWLMLKQTAEQGAQMLFDNGEPVVIQPQRHHSCNSPYLLQQMVVSGLGVATLLPSTVQQEISDGKLVTLCEFLHSEQLVFSLVYPSRRQVPQRTRAVIDFLLSESLFQF, encoded by the coding sequence ATGATTACAATCAATCATAACTCGCTGAAGCTGCTAGCCATCTTTGCAACGGTGATCGACAGTGGCAGTTTTGCAGCCGCCGCACGACGTTTACACTCCAGCCGCTCACGAGTAAGTGAACAGGTTTCTCAGTTAGAGTCGCAGCTGAATGTGCGCTTGTTGCAGCGCAGTACACGCCAATTAAAGTTGACCCAGGAAGGAGAAAAAGTACTGCAACATGCCCGCCAGCTAGGCGGAATATTACAACATATAGAAGCGGAACTGACGGATACCGAGCCCAGTGGCCGGGTCACGCTAACCATGAATCACGATATTGCGCATAAATTTATTCTGCCCAAACTCGACAAACTGACACAGCGCTATCCGCAGATCAGCCTGGATTTGATTATCGATGATGACCCGCTCGACCTGATTGAACAGCAAATTGACCTGGCCATTCGAATTGGCTTTATTCGTGATGAGTCCTTGGTTGCGCGCATTCTTCATCAGGAGCGCTTTGCCCTGTTTGCCAGCCCCACATTGCTGGCACTGTATGGTATGCCCGAAACACTTGCTGAGCTGGAGGCTATGCCCTGGCTGATGCTCAAACAAACTGCCGAGCAGGGTGCACAAATGCTATTTGACAATGGGGAGCCGGTGGTGATCCAACCCCAGAGGCATCACAGTTGTAATTCTCCTTACCTGTTGCAGCAAATGGTCGTGAGCGGGCTAGGCGTAGCAACTTTACTGCCTTCTACCGTGCAGCAAGAGATCAGCGACGGCAAGTTGGTCACACTCTGTGAGTTTTTACATAGCGAACAGCTGGTGTTTTCTCTGGTTTACCCGTCTCGTCGTCAGGTGCCACAACGGACCCGGGCCGTCATTGACTTTTTACTCTCGGAGTCGTTGTTTCAATTTTAA
- a CDS encoding SDR family oxidoreductase, translated as MIAVTGANGQLGQLVIAALLKRVPASQVVALVRDPEQAEALNHLGVTLRTADYDQPETLSNALKGVSKLLLISGNMIGQRVRQHSAVIHAAKQAGVTLLAYTSILYADKSPMQLSDEHRDTEQLIKASGVPYVVLRNGWYNENYSAGIAGSIAAGAIVGAMHEGRIASAARWDYAEAAAIALTEPGHVGKTYELAGDQSFTLQALAALATELSGKTVQTNYVSEQHYTDFLVQLGLPAGFAALLADAEVQANAGWLYDNSGTLSRLIGRPTTPMLDSLTRQLSD; from the coding sequence ATGATTGCAGTAACAGGTGCAAATGGTCAGTTGGGTCAGCTGGTGATCGCGGCTTTATTAAAGCGTGTGCCAGCATCGCAGGTTGTAGCACTGGTACGTGACCCTGAGCAAGCCGAGGCGTTAAATCATCTTGGGGTAACACTCAGAACCGCAGATTACGATCAACCGGAAACCTTGTCCAATGCATTAAAGGGCGTAAGTAAGTTATTACTTATATCTGGCAATATGATTGGCCAGCGAGTACGTCAGCACAGTGCGGTTATTCATGCAGCAAAACAGGCGGGTGTGACACTGCTGGCTTATACAAGCATTTTGTATGCCGACAAGTCACCTATGCAACTCAGTGATGAGCATAGGGATACCGAACAATTGATTAAGGCGTCGGGTGTGCCTTATGTGGTGTTGCGTAACGGCTGGTATAACGAAAACTACAGCGCGGGGATTGCTGGCAGTATCGCCGCAGGTGCCATTGTTGGCGCGATGCATGAAGGGCGAATTGCCAGCGCAGCAAGGTGGGATTATGCCGAGGCAGCAGCGATAGCACTGACCGAGCCGGGCCATGTAGGCAAAACTTATGAGCTGGCTGGCGATCAGAGCTTTACGTTACAGGCACTGGCTGCGCTGGCCACCGAGCTCAGTGGCAAGACCGTACAGACAAACTATGTGTCTGAACAACACTATACAGATTTTTTGGTGCAGTTGGGCTTACCGGCCGGATTTGCAGCGTTACTGGCCGATGCCGAAGTTCAGGCGAATGCGGGCTGGCTGTATGACAATAGCGGCACATTGAGCCGCCTGATAGGTCGACCAACTACGCCTATGCTAGACAGCCTGACCCGCCAGCTGAGTGATTAA
- a CDS encoding GGDEF domain-containing protein has product MQVHDLTLMLSLWIASLTGATLLFVISKMTQTITGTRVWSLAMLLLSFAYLSQLSMQSLDVQWRVLTFNTFLILGHSAWLIGTWQFVERTPSKQKIAWLIVPVLLISWLTATVFPERELRITLIGIWLIAVRCHYAWVLYKHARQDRNEFLAARIAIGIVCLEVFFSIMYTLQGALGNLPQIGEAFNWVAGYTWVAALLGILAGAPILLLLSAGRFVKALEFAANHDLLTGLLNRRGLARQLNELLPLSKRKCDSLTVMMIDLDHFKRVNDLYGHQSGDRAIVCIADVLKAHFRRADLLARWGGEEFCLVLFDMQPDMAATCANKLQNAFAQQSLQLGLGDTPLTISIGIACSREISQQGFETTQNQADSALYDAKHAGRNCVKVASMALSLLEETP; this is encoded by the coding sequence ATGCAGGTTCATGATCTTACACTGATGCTGTCGCTGTGGATTGCGTCTCTTACAGGTGCGACTTTGCTGTTTGTGATCTCGAAAATGACCCAGACCATCACTGGTACCCGGGTTTGGTCATTGGCTATGTTGCTCCTTTCCTTTGCCTATTTATCACAACTAAGCATGCAAAGTTTAGATGTGCAGTGGCGGGTTTTAACTTTTAATACCTTTCTTATACTGGGGCATTCAGCCTGGCTGATCGGCACCTGGCAATTTGTCGAGCGTACCCCTTCAAAGCAAAAAATCGCCTGGCTGATCGTGCCTGTATTGCTTATCTCCTGGCTGACTGCTACCGTCTTTCCAGAACGGGAACTACGCATCACGCTGATCGGCATCTGGCTGATAGCTGTACGTTGTCATTATGCCTGGGTGCTATACAAGCACGCACGTCAGGACAGAAATGAGTTTCTGGCCGCCAGGATCGCTATCGGGATCGTATGTCTGGAGGTCTTTTTCTCAATTATGTATACCCTGCAAGGCGCACTGGGCAACCTGCCACAAATCGGAGAAGCCTTTAACTGGGTGGCTGGCTATACCTGGGTTGCCGCTTTGTTGGGGATCCTTGCCGGTGCTCCCATATTGTTGTTGCTCAGTGCCGGACGCTTTGTAAAAGCACTGGAATTTGCCGCTAATCACGACCTACTGACCGGGCTGCTTAATCGCCGCGGGCTGGCCAGGCAACTCAACGAGCTACTACCGCTGAGCAAAAGAAAGTGCGATTCACTCACCGTCATGATGATAGATCTGGACCACTTTAAACGCGTCAACGATTTGTACGGTCACCAGAGCGGTGACCGCGCGATTGTCTGCATTGCCGATGTACTCAAAGCGCACTTTCGTCGCGCCGATCTGCTGGCGCGCTGGGGCGGAGAAGAGTTTTGTCTGGTACTCTTTGATATGCAACCGGACATGGCGGCAACCTGTGCAAACAAACTACAAAACGCCTTTGCGCAACAAAGTCTGCAACTGGGGTTAGGTGATACTCCTTTGACCATCAGCATTGGTATTGCCTGTAGCCGCGAGATCAGTCAACAAGGTTTTGAGACCACCCAGAACCAGGCGGACAGCGCCCTGTACGATGCCAAACATGCCGGACGAAACTGCGTGAAGGTGGCCAGCATGGCACTAAGCCTGCTCGAAGAAACACCCTGA
- a CDS encoding LNS2 domain-containing protein, which yields MKLSRLTHITAKAVAIAAVACTFGAQALPKCPDPSWIEQNYAKPDVPSGGYRNGLNRFITWLPSFHMIHDEVVAEGNSVTVTAKFDYGAIAHKDLEFETVRFYLRAQQDSDWRYLGEAVTNSDGKASVTLPAMNAGQYRIYAAVPADGTGTEGFVTVIQPNTQAVLFDIDGTLTESDAEQIGDYTGIDRADEKEGAYSLVRRYLDLGYQPVYLTARVYWYAKGTRDWLNWMGLPRGFLRTSLSNETSLFRTVEYKIEQIQQLQSQGLNIVRAYGNAKTDAEAFIRAGLGAQNSYTIGPDAGHYGTTAITNNSYNAHITDEVDTFPAAQCE from the coding sequence ATGAAGTTATCAAGGTTGACTCATATCACAGCTAAAGCGGTTGCAATTGCGGCCGTTGCATGCACATTTGGCGCACAAGCATTGCCAAAGTGTCCTGATCCAAGCTGGATTGAACAAAATTATGCTAAACCGGATGTGCCCAGTGGGGGCTATCGTAATGGTCTTAACCGCTTTATTACCTGGTTGCCCAGTTTTCATATGATCCACGATGAAGTGGTGGCCGAAGGCAACAGTGTTACTGTAACAGCAAAGTTTGATTACGGCGCGATTGCCCACAAAGATCTCGAGTTTGAAACGGTACGTTTTTATTTGCGCGCTCAACAAGACAGTGACTGGCGCTATCTCGGTGAGGCCGTGACCAACAGCGACGGTAAAGCCAGTGTGACACTGCCGGCAATGAACGCCGGGCAGTATCGCATTTACGCTGCGGTGCCTGCGGATGGCACCGGTACCGAAGGTTTTGTGACCGTTATTCAGCCAAACACGCAGGCGGTCCTGTTCGATATTGATGGTACTTTGACCGAATCCGACGCCGAGCAAATTGGCGACTACACAGGGATTGACCGCGCCGATGAAAAAGAAGGTGCGTATAGCCTGGTACGCCGATACCTGGACCTGGGTTATCAGCCTGTTTACCTGACGGCGCGTGTATACTGGTATGCTAAAGGCACCCGTGACTGGTTAAATTGGATGGGCTTACCTCGCGGTTTTTTACGTACTTCTTTAAGCAATGAAACCAGCTTGTTCAGAACGGTGGAGTATAAGATTGAGCAGATCCAGCAGTTACAATCGCAAGGCCTGAACATAGTGCGTGCGTATGGTAATGCAAAAACCGACGCCGAAGCCTTTATCCGCGCGGGATTGGGGGCACAAAATAGCTACACGATCGGTCCGGATGCGGGTCATTACGGCACCACCGCGATTACCAATAATAGCTATAATGCACACATTACCGATGAGGTTGATACCTTCCCTGCGGCGCAGTGTGAGTAA
- a CDS encoding transcriptional regulator, translating into MQAKEEQYFRYIEAVLFWQGEIQTGTFQDKFKLSRPSARRYVTDFIERYQIAASYNESEKAYVLASPFTPNYISQDFAEYASLTGEQYVHNLSTSTITALALPHRKLNPTILRPILNACRRQSVLDIRYQSIKEGGETERVIRPHTLINSGLRYHLRAYCEHAKGFRDFSLSRIVSASPEFISKAQKYKKDDEAWQQEVTLTIIPDPRLSEYAQQVIAHDFDMHNHQKQIKTNAALINYLISILRLDVQHPHPEAQQIVMEPTCYQELRARGLLWNS; encoded by the coding sequence ATGCAGGCTAAGGAAGAGCAATATTTTAGGTACATTGAAGCGGTGTTGTTTTGGCAAGGCGAAATCCAGACTGGCACATTTCAGGATAAATTTAAGCTTTCAAGGCCCAGTGCGAGGCGTTATGTCACCGACTTTATCGAGCGTTACCAGATTGCAGCAAGCTACAATGAGTCTGAGAAAGCCTATGTACTGGCAAGCCCCTTTACACCTAATTATATCTCTCAGGATTTTGCTGAATACGCCAGCCTGACCGGAGAACAGTACGTTCATAACCTGAGCACCTCCACCATTACGGCGCTGGCATTACCACACCGAAAGCTTAATCCAACCATTTTGCGTCCCATATTGAATGCATGTCGGCGACAAAGCGTGCTGGATATTCGCTATCAGTCAATAAAAGAAGGCGGTGAAACCGAGCGCGTGATCCGACCTCATACCCTTATCAACTCCGGCTTGCGTTATCATCTGAGAGCTTACTGTGAACACGCAAAAGGTTTCAGGGATTTCTCATTATCGCGTATCGTGTCTGCCTCCCCGGAATTTATCAGCAAAGCGCAAAAATACAAAAAAGACGACGAAGCCTGGCAGCAGGAAGTCACTTTAACCATTATCCCCGACCCAAGACTCAGCGAGTACGCCCAGCAAGTCATCGCCCACGACTTTGATATGCACAATCACCAAAAGCAAATTAAAACCAACGCTGCGCTGATCAATTATCTGATCAGCATCCTGAGGCTAGACGTTCAGCATCCGCACCCAGAAGCCCAACAAATAGTCATGGAACCGACTTGCTATCAGGAGCTGAGGGCTAGGGGGCTGCTATGGAACAGCTGA
- a CDS encoding CRISPR-associated helicase/endonuclease Cas3, translating to MSDFNSDIFQFWGKADEHNTLPAVCHMLDVAFVARAIILKLAAQERAILLKPFLTIEGVDEDTAIAMVVLLIALHDLGKITPGFQYKLQDRVKGLFDINKFKVCGDAETKHGNSGFVILHDYFCGQYGVDKSVARVLFSAVASHHGVFVANKKQCGLCGDEQWSLVQINAIEWLADYFSIDLYLFNQLAAQTLTPAWYSYMAGLCSVADWIGSDESQFRYCTASDYNAVQRVDIANALVSFLNIKHVTASNNNADFIDVFGFKPNALQLKVLEFIKLNELPWLSIIESGMGSGKTEAAQVLADHFTRHLGHSGLYVAMPSQATANQLFKRTLRLLKKDVLGYQNIETHLKHSNADFEPQYEALKLKSIDYQHQQNTTSSVVANQWFTSKKHGLLAGACVGTIDQLLMAAMRYKHNFVRLFGLSNKVLILDEVHSLQSFQLDLLKNTLHWMAKLNVRVIILSATLPRTMLVDLVQAYGQASETEIEVEDKPYPRITTYSSGALAKSHTIIETESDSKKEDLTSPPGTYKIKLHSTFPKLCISNMANDVLTTANKAGCGVFVCILNTVDKVQEMSRLIAKHCSESDGRVEYLTFHAKYPLATRLSIEEMIEYQVGKHPEDHRSINPNRPVKDKCLILIGSQVLEQSLDYDACEMFTQIAPIDLLLQRVGRVWRHQINNTARSKFIKTPTLNIYLPSMDKIPEDYGEWFGHGEVFIYPSHLLAVTTRLLWEKNEEVGGGGFDIHINNDMDTWINKVYADVDQQITWLEQEYDKAFEFRLDKRTQYTLAKEMMFDADKSSVRALLKFKNSEIENDDIVLSTRLTSVSVQLIFLVDNGEGMLVPVTEFPSYTQNVQALNQGTKEYVESEAIDWRVAERLKKADIARLKQAQISLSHAKWVTHFKEQEEYWPFGFIAKETWRRSPTLFNCIPVVLGQDLSYSNSELGVLRLDPKFGLKVDRRKV from the coding sequence GTGAGTGATTTTAACAGCGATATTTTTCAGTTCTGGGGCAAGGCCGACGAGCACAATACGCTACCCGCAGTGTGTCATATGCTGGATGTTGCCTTTGTGGCCCGGGCGATTATTCTCAAGCTGGCAGCTCAGGAGCGGGCTATTTTACTCAAGCCGTTTTTAACTATTGAAGGCGTTGATGAGGATACCGCGATTGCTATGGTAGTGTTGCTTATTGCCCTGCATGATCTTGGCAAGATCACACCGGGTTTTCAGTATAAGTTGCAGGACCGGGTAAAGGGCTTATTCGACATTAACAAATTTAAGGTGTGTGGAGACGCGGAGACCAAACATGGCAATTCAGGATTTGTTATTTTGCATGACTACTTTTGTGGACAGTATGGTGTAGATAAGAGTGTTGCGAGAGTACTATTTTCTGCGGTTGCCAGTCATCATGGTGTATTTGTAGCGAATAAAAAACAATGTGGCTTGTGCGGCGATGAGCAATGGAGCCTTGTGCAGATCAATGCTATAGAATGGTTAGCCGATTACTTTTCCATTGACCTTTATCTATTTAACCAGCTTGCAGCTCAAACCTTAACGCCAGCCTGGTATTCTTATATGGCTGGGCTTTGTTCGGTTGCAGATTGGATTGGTTCAGATGAATCCCAGTTTAGGTATTGTACAGCCAGTGACTACAATGCTGTGCAAAGAGTGGATATTGCCAATGCGCTTGTGAGCTTTTTAAATATTAAGCATGTCACCGCTTCAAATAACAATGCAGATTTCATAGATGTTTTTGGCTTCAAGCCTAATGCTTTGCAATTAAAGGTATTAGAGTTTATCAAGCTCAATGAGCTGCCCTGGCTCTCGATTATTGAAAGCGGTATGGGGAGTGGTAAAACAGAAGCGGCGCAGGTTTTAGCCGATCATTTCACTCGCCACCTTGGTCACTCGGGTTTGTATGTGGCCATGCCATCACAAGCGACAGCAAATCAGTTGTTCAAACGGACTTTACGGCTACTCAAAAAAGATGTGCTTGGATATCAGAATATTGAAACCCACTTAAAACACAGCAACGCAGATTTTGAGCCGCAATATGAAGCATTAAAGTTAAAAAGTATCGACTATCAGCATCAACAAAACACCACTTCCTCAGTGGTAGCAAATCAATGGTTCACATCAAAAAAGCATGGCTTACTGGCTGGTGCATGTGTAGGGACTATTGACCAGTTGCTAATGGCTGCAATGCGCTATAAGCATAATTTTGTCAGATTATTTGGGCTCTCAAATAAAGTTCTGATACTGGACGAGGTGCATTCCTTACAGAGTTTTCAGCTAGATTTGCTTAAAAATACATTGCATTGGATGGCCAAGCTTAATGTCAGAGTCATCATTCTTTCTGCAACTTTGCCCCGCACTATGTTGGTTGACCTGGTTCAGGCGTATGGGCAAGCATCAGAAACAGAGATTGAAGTAGAAGATAAACCCTACCCAAGGATCACCACATACAGCTCAGGTGCTCTGGCGAAGTCTCACACAATTATAGAAACTGAGAGTGATAGTAAAAAAGAAGACCTAACCAGCCCTCCCGGAACCTACAAGATAAAGCTGCACTCAACGTTTCCAAAGTTGTGTATCAGTAATATGGCAAATGATGTTCTAACAACAGCTAATAAAGCAGGTTGTGGTGTGTTTGTTTGTATTTTGAATACCGTTGATAAAGTTCAGGAAATGTCCAGGCTCATTGCAAAACATTGCAGCGAAAGTGATGGTCGAGTTGAGTATCTAACTTTCCATGCAAAGTATCCATTAGCCACACGTTTGTCCATTGAGGAGATGATTGAATATCAGGTTGGCAAACATCCTGAGGATCATCGTAGCATCAACCCTAACCGACCAGTGAAGGATAAATGTTTGATCCTAATAGGGAGTCAGGTCCTGGAACAAAGTCTGGATTATGATGCATGCGAGATGTTTACCCAAATTGCACCAATTGATCTGCTTTTGCAAAGAGTTGGCCGTGTTTGGCGTCATCAAATTAATAACACTGCTCGCTCTAAGTTTATCAAAACACCTACGTTAAATATCTACCTGCCATCAATGGATAAAATTCCCGAGGACTATGGAGAATGGTTTGGTCACGGTGAAGTATTTATCTACCCCTCACATCTACTGGCTGTAACAACTCGCTTGCTTTGGGAGAAGAATGAGGAAGTTGGTGGGGGCGGCTTTGACATTCATATTAATAACGATATGGATACATGGATCAATAAAGTTTATGCCGATGTTGACCAACAAATAACCTGGCTCGAGCAGGAATACGACAAAGCATTTGAATTCAGGCTGGACAAGCGGACGCAATATACTTTAGCTAAAGAGATGATGTTTGATGCGGATAAGTCGAGCGTCAGAGCTCTATTAAAGTTTAAGAATAGTGAAATTGAAAACGATGATATTGTCCTCAGTACGCGTTTAACCAGTGTCAGCGTTCAACTGATTTTTCTTGTTGATAACGGAGAAGGAATGCTTGTTCCGGTCACAGAGTTTCCGTCCTATACACAAAATGTGCAAGCGCTTAACCAAGGGACAAAGGAATATGTAGAATCAGAAGCGATTGATTGGCGAGTTGCAGAAAGGCTTAAAAAAGCAGATATTGCCCGTTTAAAGCAGGCACAAATATCACTGAGCCACGCCAAGTGGGTGACGCACTTTAAGGAGCAAGAAGAGTACTGGCCATTTGGTTTTATTGCTAAAGAAACCTGGCGACGTTCGCCAACACTGTTTAACTGTATTCCAGTTGTGTTGGGTCAAGACTTATCTTACTCCAATAGTGAGTTGGGAGTGCTCAGGTTAGATCCTAAATTTGGGCTTAAAGTGGATAGAAGAAAAGTTTAA
- the casA gene encoding type I-E CRISPR-associated protein Cse1/CasA → MKYDLLTESWIPAQDLQGVTNEYSILSLLEAAPKLKRIVHEKPLVVTSVQRLLLAILYRSYGYLEPDEWDEVFAAGEFDEQVSSYLGSPKCVERFDLFSETNPFFQTANFTKEKGVTTSVKKLSPDLASGNNKTLFNHIADNHEFSLPANEAALQLLVCQYFSLGGGVSGSSVQFGKHPNLTNAPLVGGAVVMVEGENLFQTLMLNLHMPKNEEWLERKTDLPVWEQNEPEQPQAREMRGLSDYLTWRARHVRLLSQKDGSVARMFFAQGLPNPKEMEQEPYFAYYFNKEDKKLPVRLSFERAFWLNTASLLQYAKSSKVGIDPEDLRPAGIQLLAAEDNELIDKLKLNCQLMGLENKKANPLAWFEERLPLPLNLVEKDPTQPSRDGLILLKGIQRAEIIHRQLLSAVRTFASYLLPDGARTQDISTKVESINPARFYWPKLNEPFEQFIWALSNNSEEAKFSWRKVCQETAFAAFEGATHSWCYSGVRAQKGLSIAKQQLEESLYGRTWQRHVYWSQDTQEIIRQLYQWGNPDYPKRDILAALRKSLDLQKGSQLTAISYLGPLLSSEDERSKVQAFVAGLFASHAKVYQEAQHSSFGHIWYQADKDQRPGMSFRFECLLEAKGEQLKQTLRQMVQILKSKDIAIDYRTLMEDLYHWDSDDKRIQLKWARDYWAKPIQSDESTNSADATN, encoded by the coding sequence ATGAAATACGATTTATTAACTGAAAGCTGGATACCAGCCCAGGATTTACAGGGGGTAACCAACGAATACTCAATACTATCTTTGCTTGAGGCAGCCCCAAAGTTAAAGCGGATAGTGCACGAAAAGCCGCTTGTAGTGACATCGGTACAACGCTTATTACTGGCAATCTTGTATCGCAGTTATGGCTACCTGGAACCGGACGAGTGGGATGAGGTTTTTGCAGCTGGAGAGTTCGATGAGCAAGTCTCCAGCTATCTTGGCTCGCCTAAGTGCGTAGAGCGGTTTGACCTTTTTTCAGAAACAAACCCCTTCTTTCAAACGGCAAACTTCACGAAAGAAAAGGGCGTAACAACATCGGTTAAAAAGCTCTCTCCTGATCTGGCGAGCGGTAACAATAAAACCCTATTCAATCATATTGCTGATAATCATGAGTTCTCACTACCGGCAAATGAAGCCGCACTTCAGTTACTTGTTTGTCAGTATTTTAGCTTGGGCGGTGGGGTGAGTGGCAGTTCGGTACAATTTGGTAAGCACCCAAACCTGACCAATGCCCCATTAGTTGGCGGTGCAGTTGTGATGGTGGAGGGCGAAAACCTGTTCCAAACTTTAATGCTTAATTTGCATATGCCTAAAAATGAAGAGTGGCTCGAGCGCAAAACGGACCTGCCTGTATGGGAGCAAAATGAGCCAGAGCAGCCTCAGGCTCGTGAAATGCGAGGGTTGAGTGATTATCTCACTTGGCGTGCTCGTCATGTGCGTTTACTGTCTCAGAAAGATGGCAGCGTTGCCCGTATGTTTTTTGCTCAGGGTTTGCCTAATCCAAAAGAAATGGAGCAGGAGCCTTATTTCGCGTATTACTTCAACAAAGAAGATAAAAAATTACCTGTCAGATTAAGCTTCGAACGAGCATTTTGGCTGAATACTGCGAGTTTGTTGCAATATGCGAAGTCATCTAAAGTGGGTATAGATCCTGAAGATTTAAGGCCAGCGGGTATCCAGTTGTTAGCCGCTGAGGATAACGAGCTTATCGATAAACTAAAACTTAATTGCCAGTTAATGGGCTTAGAGAACAAGAAAGCTAACCCTTTAGCTTGGTTTGAAGAGCGTTTGCCATTACCACTTAATTTGGTCGAAAAAGACCCTACACAACCAAGCCGAGATGGCCTGATTTTACTAAAAGGTATACAGAGGGCTGAAATAATTCACCGACAGCTATTGAGTGCAGTAAGAACCTTTGCTTCTTATCTGCTACCAGATGGCGCCAGGACACAAGATATTTCAACAAAGGTTGAGTCGATCAACCCTGCACGTTTCTACTGGCCTAAGCTTAATGAACCGTTTGAACAATTTATTTGGGCATTAAGTAATAACAGTGAAGAGGCCAAATTTAGTTGGCGTAAAGTGTGCCAGGAAACTGCATTTGCTGCATTCGAAGGTGCAACACATAGCTGGTGCTATAGTGGAGTTAGAGCACAAAAGGGCTTGAGCATCGCTAAACAACAGCTAGAAGAATCGCTATACGGAAGAACGTGGCAGCGTCACGTTTACTGGAGTCAGGATACTCAGGAAATCATCAGGCAGTTATATCAGTGGGGTAATCCAGATTACCCCAAAAGGGATATTCTGGCTGCGCTTAGGAAGTCTCTGGATCTGCAAAAAGGCTCTCAACTGACGGCGATATCTTACTTAGGGCCATTACTTTCCAGTGAGGATGAACGCTCCAAAGTGCAGGCTTTTGTTGCTGGTTTATTTGCAAGTCACGCCAAAGTGTATCAAGAAGCACAACATAGCAGTTTTGGTCACATTTGGTATCAGGCGGATAAAGATCAACGCCCCGGCATGAGCTTTCGCTTTGAGTGCCTGCTGGAGGCTAAAGGTGAGCAGTTAAAACAAACGCTGCGCCAGATGGTACAAATTCTAAAAAGCAAAGACATTGCCATTGATTACCGAACCCTGATGGA